Genomic window (Capsicum annuum cultivar UCD-10X-F1 chromosome 10, UCD10Xv1.1, whole genome shotgun sequence):
NNNNNNNNNNNNNNNNNNNNNNNNNNNNNNNNNNNNNNNNNNNNNNNNNNNNNNNNNNNNNNNNNNNNNNNNNNNNNNNNNNNNNNNNNNNNNNNNNNNNNNNNNNNNNNNNNNNNNNNNNNNNNNNNNNNNNNNNNNNNNNNNNNNNNNNNNNNNNNNNNNNNNNNNNNNNNNNNNNNNNNNNNNNNNNNNNNNNNNNNNNNNNNNNNNNNNNNNNNNNNNNNNNNNNNNNNNNNNNNNNNNNNNNNNNNNNNNNNNNNNNNNNNNNNNNNNNNNNNNNNNNNNNNNNNNNNNNNNNNNNNNNNNNNNNNNNNNNNNNNNNNNNNNNNNNNNNNNNNNNNNNNNNNNNNNNNNNNNNNNNNNNNNNNNNNNNNNNNNNNNNNNNNNNNNNNNNNNNNNNNNNNNNNNNNNNNNNNNNNNNNNNNNNNNNNNNNNNNNNNNNNNNNNNNNNNNNNNNNNNNNNNNNNNNNNNNNNNNNNNNNNNNNNNNNNNNNNNNNNNNNNNNNNNNNNNNNNNNNNNNNNNNNNNNNNNNNNNNNNNNNNNNNNNNNNNNNNNNNNNNNNNNNNNNNNNNNNNNNNNNNNNNNNNNNNNNNNNNNNNNNNNNNNNNNNNNNNNNNNNNNNNNNNNNNNNNNNNNNNccaacaacaacaataacatacagACGTTACCCCTACCTTAGAAGGTCGAGATGTTATTTCCGATAGATTCTCGGCTAAAGGAAACCTCATCTTTCAACAATATCAGTCACATTCTCTTTTGAATGCAGAACAAGGAGAAGAGCTCTATAAGAAAGTCATAATCATGTTGCAAATCCTTTCTACCAACAAAACTAGTAAGTTGAAGTAAGTAACACAAACAGACCAAACTGGTAAAAACATCCTAGTATTTCTGCTCGAGTAGCAGATATCGCGAATTACTTACAGAAAAAACTGATTGTTGCAGTAAATTACAACTAGCCTTCTACCTAGGATACCTCATACAACATGCACAATCACCAAATGAAGCATTTTCTACTCATACAAAATCACCGAAAATGTTTGAAACTGTCATCTGAGTTTTCATGTAAACTACCAACCACTTCACTCCGTCTCCGATCCTTCCATTAAAATTCAGCTCAAGAAGCATTGTCTAAGAGTTTTCGCTCTATACaacatatcaaaaataaataccgATGAGAGTACCATCTTAAGTTTTCAAGTAGAGGCGCAACCTCTTCATGTCATCTTGGATGCAACTCACTCATGCTATGTTGCTCGACTCTTCAAAAATGCCGATGGAtgtgtgtcggatccttcaaaaatacactatttttgaaggatccgacatgggtgcgacaacatttttggagagttcaAGCAACTTAGGATGCAAGGGTCAGAAAAGGAAGAGACAAAGTGGATAAATTTCAGGACAACAAGCATTCTCTTCAGGTTTCACCCTCAAATAACATCTTAGTTTAGAAGTAAAGTAGCAATCATTTCACGTCATCGCTGATGCAGAGAGTCAGAAAAGGGAGAAACAAATAAAATGTAGATAGAAAGTTTGGGCACTAATATGTGCTTGTGTTTAGATTTGAGTCGGAAGCCATATCCATCAACGGACAGAAAGACTAGCTACGGATTAATAGAAACAGATTTATGTTTTACATGTTTCAAGCAGAAGCAAGAATCCGCAAGTTGAAGTGCTTCAGCACATAAGTTTTAACATAAggtataaaacaaaaaaatagatccTCATGAAGCATATCTTAGGAGGAACTATTGTTAGACTTACGTATAGTAGGCAAATAGAAAGAGCATGACACAAAACTATAGTATCTTAGAGATTGACAAGATGGTATTTAGAATTGTATCAGGCAAAAAAGCTTCCAGTTTTCACATATCAGCGAGAAAAGCAAAAGGTTTATGATACTAACTCAAGTTCCAATAAGCACGTCCTCTTTGATTCTGCACAACGAAAAGTGGCCTTATTCCAGCTTCACTCACCAGCTCAGTCATGCTGCAGGAGATCTACCTCGTACTTGTTAAGTATTTGCATTCAAACAATAAATAAAGAACCTTCAAGTTAAACAAGGGCAACATACATTTCAACCTAGAAGTAGCAAcgataagtaaaggaaaatatCATTCTGGATATTTGATGAAACATGCAAAAAGAGATTTAGCAGCAATACATTCAGCGAAACTAAACTTGCTGCAGAAATCTTCACAAAATTTAAGTTGAAATttccaaaaagaagaaattataACAGGACCGAAATAGATAAGCACATATAAATAAGCGTAAAGTCGGTTCTCAATCACAAAGCGGACCCTTCATCTGCACTCAACACCAACTTCAGCAGCACGTCTAGGCTTGTTTTTCCTTCTGCTACCATTCGGTCTGAATCCAACTGACTTTATTAAGTCATTAGAGTTAATTTTAGTTTCAACTGCATTTTCCTCCTTCACAGAATCCTTAGTTTCCACGTCTTGAGAAGGcctcttcctcttctttccaTCTTCGGCTACTTGGTTCTTGATATCATTATCCAAGACGGAACCTTTTGTATTCTCGCTGTCATCTCCATCCTCCACTACCTTCTCAACTCCTTCCTCCTCTATTTCATCCTTCGGTTTCTGTGGTCTACCCCTTCTCCTCACCGGTATCTTCTCTTCTTCACCACTCACAAGATCCTCACGAACAGATTGCTTCTTTGCCTTTCCTCTTCCTCTGCCCATTTTCCAAATAAGAAACCTTTGCTGGTGAAAATTCCTGCAACAAAATCTGAGCTTCAGAGGCATTAAACTCAAAGACACCAATAGAAACTGAAAGATCTtctgaataaaatgaaataaacagAAAGTTCCGGTTAAGAGGATCCCAGATGAAATCATTCATTACTAACAATAAAGACAACTTCTTTATCTTCTACAGTATCCTATACtcaaaattaaagtgaaaatgtaacaaaatacaaacaaatatgAGAAATGACATTTGTCACAAGTAAACAAAATTATGTCTTCACATGCAGTAGTTCAGCTCACGGCTCATTGGAACTGCTCTGTTGAAGAGGATCCCGGCACAAATAAGAACAATAGAGATGACAACTTTATCTTCTCCAGTATCCTATTCTCAACAAaccaaatacaaacaaatatgaGATACAAGATTTGTTCCAAACGAACGACATCATGTGTTCACCTCACCCTCAAATgaaaacagaacaaaaaatacTGGTAATGATATCAAACAAGAATCCTTCGCAAATTATCAAACACAACAACTCAAACAAACCAAAACCactagagaaagaaaagaaattggtCTGTATTCCAGAAAAACTAGCAATAAACAAAAGGAAATTAAATCATAACATAAAAACACAAACTTTCACCATGGGCATTTAGTAACACATGATTGAAGCTATTAACAATACAAGAAGAGTAAGTGAGCAACTCCACGATAGCTTCACACATATAAACAACAGATAGATTTCTCCCCACAGATATATTTGTTgaacgaaaaaaaaaagaagacagaAAATCTTAAAAAAGATTGAATCTTTCCATAAACAGGAAACTAGAAACTATAAAGCTATATGTTCTGATGCTTTGTGAATAGAAAACATTAAACTTTCACCGTAGCAGACAtacagaaaacaaccaaaacaaacacGCTTGAAGCTATTAACAACACAAGCAGAGTGACTGAGTAACCCCATGATAGTTTCACACACATCAACAAACAGAGATATCTCCCCACATAACTATTTGTTGAACAATAAAAAGATTGAATCTTTCTATTAACCCACAAACAAGTAACTGCAAAGCTATTTGTTCTGATACTTTGGGAATTAAACTGTACACAAACTTTCACATATCGGACATTCAGTAAATGACCAAAACAAAACATGCCCGAagcctaagttgctcggactctccaaaaatattgcTGTACCCGTGTCGGATCcctcaaaaatacactatttttgaaggatccgacacgcactcgttgacatttttgaagaatctGAGCAACGTAGCCTGAAGctattaacaacacaagaagagTAAGAGACTAACACCATGATAGCTTCACACACATcaacaaatagatagatatctCCCACAGATATATCTATTGAACCAAAAAAAAACACTAAATCATAAAACGGTTGCATCTTTCCATAACCCACAAACAAAAAATTGGAAACTGTAAAGCTATTTGTTCTGATGCTTTGTGAATAGAAAACATAAGCTTTCACCATACCAAAAACTCAGTAAACAACCAAAACAAAACATGCCTGAAGCTACTAACAACATAAGAAAAGTGAGTAACACCGTGATAGCGTCACACGCATcaacaaatagatagatatctCCCACAGATACATCTATTGAACAAAAAAAAGACACTAAATCATAAAACGATTGCATCTTTCCATAACCCCACAAACAAGAAATTGGAAACTATAAAGCTGTTTGTTCTGATGCTTTGTGAATAGAAAACATTAAGCTTTCACCATATCAGAAACCCGGTAAACAACCAAAACAAAACACTCCGGAAGctattaacaacacaagaagagTGAGTTAGTAACCCCATGATAGCTTCACACACATCAACAAACAGATAGATATCCCCCACAGATAAAAACAGATTGAATCGTCCAATAAACCCACAAACAAGAAACTATAAGGCTAATATTCTGAAGCTTTGGTAATAGAacaataccaaaaacacaaaCTTTCACCATATCCTATATTCAGTAAACAAACCAAGAAGAGTGACTGAGTAACCTTATGATAGCTTTACACACATCAACAAACAGATACATAACTTCTCACAGATATATTAGTTGAACCAAAAAGAAATGGACATCTACATCATAAAAAGATTGAATCTTCCGATAAACCCAAAAACAAGAAACTACAAAGCAAATATTCTGATACTTTGGCAATAGAACATTACAGAAAACACAAGCTTTCACCATATCAAACATTCAGTAAACAACATTAACATGCTTGAAGttattaacaacacaagaagatTAGCTGAGTAACCCCATGATAGCTTCACACAGAGCAACAAACAGATACATATACAACAGATATACttgttgaacaaaaaaaaaacactaaatcATAAGAATATTGAATCTTTCAATAAACCCAATAACAAGAAACTATAAAGCTAATATTCTGATACTTTGGGAATACAAACATTACAGAAAAACACAACTTTCACCATATCAAACATTCAGTAAACAACATTAGAAACACAACATGCTTGAAGTTATTAACAACACGAAAAGATTAACTCAGTAACCCCATGATAGCTTAATACACATCAACAAACAGATAGATATACAACAGATATACTTattgaacaaaaacaaaaacacacTAAATCATAAGAATATTGAATCTTTCAATAAACCCACAAACAAGAAACTATAAAGCTAATATTCTGATACTTTGGTAATAGAAACATTACAGAAAAACACAAACTTTCACCATATCATACACTcagtaaaccaaaaaaaaaacatgcTTGAAGctattaacaacacaagaagagCTCACACACACCAACAAACGTATATATCTCTTCACAAATATATTtgtttagcaaaaaaaaaaaagacactaaATCATAAAAGGATTGAATCTTTCAATAAACCCACAAACAAGAAACTACACAAAAGCTATTTATTCTAATGCTTTGGTAAATAGAAACATACCAAAATGAATATGATTTTTCAAGAAACAGCCACCATTTTCATCCTTAATCCGAATACACAAAAGGGTCTTTTTGTATTAAAGGATACAATAGTTCTTGAAACTATTGGAACATAAAGATTATTTTGTCactaataataataggaattaaattaaaaaaactaatttgaaataaattattagaaaCTCAGAtaaaaaatactagaaaatagtgaaaagctTAACATATGAGTAGagttaataagagaaaaatctgTGCCATTAGAGGTTTTTTTAGAAAACAGTGGTAAAATAAGCTAAGGCAGAAGAGGCACAGCCAAAGAAGACTACagaagtgaaaagaaagaaaaatgggacagtagtagtaatagtagaaaatgttcaaaaaaatatatttttattattgttattaaaaTGGGGTTTTGGGGCAATTAGGGTAAATAAAGGATAAAGGAAGACTATGAAAAACCATGTGGTGCAGTGAATAGGGATGTTCCTTAATAAAAGATTTCGAGTTTGAGTTTTTGATATAAAAATTTTTTTAGTAGGGAGCGTTACCCCTCCGAATGGGGCCTTATCCGGTGCGAATTTAAATTAGTTGGGCTACAATGCGGATACCGAATACCGAATgagaaatcataaaaaaaaatcttggtaGATAGCGCtacccccgaatggggccctactcGATGCGAATCCGGACTAATCGGGCTCCAATGGGAATACCGGACACCggatgagaaaccaaaaaaaaagcgCTACCCCCGAATGGGTCCCTACTCGGTACGAATCCGAATTAGTCGAGCTCCAATGCGGGTATCGGACACCagatgagaaaccaaaaaaaaaaatcttggtagagagcgctacccccgaatggggccctaccccGCGCGAATTGTGATTAATCGAACTTCAATGCGGGTACCAAACATcggatgagaaataaaaaaaaaaaatccttggtagggagcGCTATCCCCGAATGGATCCCTAGCCGGAGCAAATCAggattagtcggactccaatgcagataccggacaccggatgagaaataaaaaaaaatccttgGTAAGGAGCACTACCCCAAATGGGGCCCTACTCGGCGtgaatccggattagtcgggctccaatgcgggtatcGAACactggatgaaaaataaaaaaaattcttggtaGGAAGCGCTACCCTCAAATAGGGCCCTACCCGGTGCGAATCCAAATTAGTTAGGCTCTAATGCGGGTACCAGATATCGGATAAGAAATTGAGATAACTTAGATGTATTTTTAACCTTAACAGTAAAGTACCCATGGAATGTTTACATATCAGACTTACTTTGAATATTTACGACTCACATACAATACGTCACATGGGAATGACATGATCCTCGAGAAGTTACGTACACGACAGCCACATGATGATCTAGGATGCATCAAATAGATCCAAGGGTGTATGACTcgatagatatataataggtaaACACGTATTTATgcctgatatatatatatatatatatatatatcaaatcagTTAAATACATAACACGTATTTaatcatatttaattaataaGCATTTTTCACATAACAATATCACTCAGCTACgattaatttacatgatttgaTATAAACATCTTTAACTCTAAAAACACCCATGGAATATTTACATCAACCTTACTTTGAAAATTTACGATTCACCGACAGCACGTCACACATGAATTATGTGATCCTAGAGGAGTTACGTACATGACAGTCACGTGATGATCGAGGATGCATCAAATAGATCCAAGGGCCTATGActcaatagatatataataggtaaACACGTATTTATACCTGATATatatatcaattcattaaatacaTAACATGTATTTAATTATACTAGTTTAGCCGCAAGTGCCTtgcacgtgtaacatttgattatttgaaattaaatgattttatccaTTGCAAAGATTTTATctaacgtttttatatttattcttaaactttttaagtttttttaaaatcaaatttagttgatttagaattcttaaactaatgaaaaaagaattaattgtcattaattctaatgacttctaataaagaaaggttttagcataagtatattaattaattttcaactcttatatattaggaaaaatagtgaTAAGACGACTTTATCTAAAACATAAACTTtaaatgaaagacaaaaagttcaaacattatttttaagactcttcacacttttaatatagtatagatatagatacagaTTTAATTAATAAGCATTTTTCACACAGCGATATCACTCAGCTACgattaatttacatgatttgaTATAAACATCTTTAACTCTAAAAACACTCATGGAATATTTATATCAACCTTACTTTAAAAATTTACGACTCACCGACAATACATCACATGTGAATGACGTGATCCTCGAGGAGTTATGTACACGACAGTCACGTGATGATCGAGGATGCATCAAATAGATCCAAGGGCCTATGACTcgatagatatataataggtaaacacgtatttatacccgatatgtatatcaattcattaaatgcataacatgtatttaattatactagtttagccgcacgtgccttgcacgtgtaacatttaattatttgaaattaaatgattttatccaTTGCAGAGATTTTATctaacgtttttatatttattcttacattttttaaatcttcttaaaatcaaattttgttgatttagaattcttaaactaatgaaaaaagaattagttgtcattaattctgatgacttctaataaggaaaggctttagcataaatatatttaattaattttcaactcttatatattagaaaaaatagttatCTAAAGCCAAAACTTTTAATGAAAGGGAAAAAGTTCAAACACTATTTTTAagactcttcacacttttaatatagtatagatataaatataaatatagttatagatatagatttaatTAATAAGCATTTCCCACATAACTATATCACTTTTTTGTgattaatttacatgatttgaTATAAACATCCCATGCGAACAAATATTTGTATGTATGATCTATTGATATGTGTTTAAACATGTAAAACTATCACttaatgtattattattttattattattaaaatttaagacaaggtaaattttgaatcatttaataGGTGTAGTTAGATGGGTAGGAAGGGGTTGAAGAATTGAAAGTATGTGATTATTTGAGGAAACATATTAATGAGTATCTCTTGGCTTAATTTGATGTTTATTAAGTGGTAAGCATACTTAAGTTTAATTAAgatgaataattacttaatttaGTATATAAACCCTTGTGTATATTAAAGAATTACATGCAAGATGATTAACTCTAACAGTTTATGTATGAAAGTCAAAAAATTGAGATAGCTTAGGCATATTTTTACTCTTATCTCTAAAAATACCCACAGAATATTTACATCAACCTTACTTTGAATATTTACAACTCACTGACAACACGTAACGCGTGAATGACGTGATCCTAGAGGAGTTACGTACACGACAGTCATGTGATGATCGAGGATGCATCAAATAAATTCAAGGGTGTATGACTCGATAGGTATATAATAGGTAAACACGTCTTTATACCTGATATGTATATAAAATCAGTAAATACATAATACgtatttaatcatatataattAATAAGCATTTTCCATATACATCACTTATCTACgattaatttacatgatttgaTATAAACATTGAATGCTAATAAATATTTGTGTGTATGATCTATTGATATGTGTTTAAACATGTAAAACTATCACTTACTAATTAacgtattatttttattttattaaaatttaagacAAGGTAAATACTGAATCAATTAATAGGTGTAGTTAGTTGGgtaggaaagagttgaagaattgAAGTATGTGATTATTTGAGGAAATATATTAATGAGTATCTCGTGGCTTAATTTAATGTTTAATAAGTGGTAAACATACTTAAGTTTAATTAAGATGaaaaattacttaatttattatataaaccTTTGTgtctattaaatttaaaaattgcatGCAAGATGATTAACAAGGCAAAACTAGAACTAATTGTGTAATATTCTTTCCTTGAAGGAAATGCACACATGTAACATGTTATGTggtaaactacattcaaaattaaaaaaagtatgtatatatatattttacttatagTATATAATAGATATTCAATTGAAACTCCCCTGAGCAACGTACCAAACTAACAATGGTCAACTTAACTTAAAACGAAACCGAAGGAGTACTAATATTGCCACAATGAGTATAAGTTGTATGTACTAACGATGTAAATTTGTcatatttttaaatgttattttctttgttttaaaataattggCTTTCATTGACTTGACACttttatcaagaaaaaatttattaggagtttattttataaaattaattttattaattatattttgaaaatataaatttgaatatatatactttatttagtcatttaatgatggAGATAGTATCGAAAGACTagtaattttcttttgattttataaatagataaataaattaaaataaatatttttaaggaCTGATtaaaatgaaatgaagaaaatattaattttagaattttttttatttttttttacaataagtTCAAGTCATATACTTATATTATAATCGACCTTGCTTTTCCCAATAAAACGCGTGAATTTTTGTGTAGAGCAAATTGTTGGTATCCACTCACATTTGACAAGTTCTTGTACATtcacaaaaatgattaaaatatttttttttaagaagtatggaagggtatttttgtcttttcatagCTGAATCAGACGTTAAGTTTAAATTATGATGATTAGCAGTAAATATTCCTTCCATCAAACAAATATGCTATTAATTTGAcaaacatataaataattttattatatcactctattataattaataattaaggataaaataaataaattatatatattaaaatagatattttggtGTACTAAAACTCTCGTAATACGCAGGATTCGGAGAGGGTCCTATCTCAAAagtgtattgtacgcaaccttattttatatttttgtcgGAGGCTATTTCCAAATCTTGAATCCCCGACCTTACGatcacatgacaataactttaccagttacttcaaGACTCTCCTTCGAGTAAATTGTAtattgattttcaaaatttgacaAACATTGTTGGACGCCTATTTTTAGCGAACAACTTTTATTGAGGAAGGGAGTAACTCGaataatgaataatatttttttagtatatgATCTGATTATCCTCTCTCAACACATGTGTTAGAGTTTGTGATCCGAATTTTGTTGATTCGGCCCTAAACAGTTTGAGGTGCGATCCATGTTTGTGATATTTTgtgaggtctgtggtggtagtgAATTTCTCCTCCTCTACCCGTGATTTTTTCCGTTAATAATTTTCACGTATATCTGTGTGTAtccatcttgtttttcttttgcttATCATATTATTTATTCCTGGAGTTCATAACAACATGCTTGGACGGGAGGGATATTTTTTAGTCAAAAAATAGCCGATGAATAGTTTTGTTTTATATcaaagagttcagagttagttttggttatttttcgatgatttataatttattaaggAATGTGTCAAGTTAACAGTAGACAAGTAAAGATGAACAAAGACACTGTACAGTAAAACTACCCCTTTAGTGGGTGTCAAATCACTAGTGGACCAGTAATATTTATGAAGATGAAATGACCAAATAGCCCTCAGTACTTTTGGGCTGTCTGTCCCTGGGCCAGGCCCCACA
Coding sequences:
- the LOC107843939 gene encoding uncharacterized protein LOC107843939 isoform X2 produces the protein MGRGRGKAKKQSVREDLVSGEEEKIPVRRRGRPQKPKDEIEEEGVEKVVEDGDDSENTKGSVLDNDIKNQVAEDGKKRKRPSQDVETKDSVKEENAVETKINSNDLIKSVGFRPNGSRRKNKPRRAAEVGVECR
- the LOC107843939 gene encoding uncharacterized protein LOC107843939 isoform X1; translation: MSRELNYCMNFHQQRFLIWKMGRGRGKAKKQSVREDLVSGEEEKIPVRRRGRPQKPKDEIEEEGVEKVVEDGDDSENTKGSVLDNDIKNQVAEDGKKRKRPSQDVETKDSVKEENAVETKINSNDLIKSVGFRPNGSRRKNKPRRAAEVGVECR